The Triticum aestivum cultivar Chinese Spring chromosome 3A, IWGSC CS RefSeq v2.1, whole genome shotgun sequence genome includes a region encoding these proteins:
- the LOC123063417 gene encoding protein LIFEGUARD 2 → MKGGGDIEAGTAAPKGTTESPELRWALIRKIYVVLCLQLLLTAAVAVVFVKVSSIPRFFVSSYAGLGLYVFILVFPFVVLCPLHIYRQKHPINLLLLGVFTVAISFSVGLTCAFTSGKVILQAGILTIVVVLSLTAYTFWAARRGKDFSFLGPFLFASLMILLVFAFIQIFFPLGKLSHMIYGTLAALIFSGYIVYDMGSIIKRYKYDEYVWAAVTLYLDIINLFLGLLTLFRACDN, encoded by the exons ATGAAGGGCGGCGGCGATATCGAGGCGGGCACCGCGGCACCGAAGGGGACGACGGAGAGCCCCGAGCTGCGCTGGGCGCTCATCCGGAAGATCTACGTCGTCCTCTGCCTGCAGCTGCTCCTCACCGCCGCCGTCGCGGTCGTCTTCGTCAAAGTCAGCAGCATCCCGCGTTTCTTCGTCTCCTCCTACGCCGGCCTCGGGCTGTACGTCTTCATCCTCGTCTTCCCCTTCGTCG TGCTGTGCCCGCTGCACATCTACCGCCAGAAGCACCCAATCAACTTGCTGCTTCTTGGCGTCTTCACAGTGGCCATCAGCTTCTCTGTGGGCTTGACATGTGCCTTTACCAGTG GCAAGGTCATTTTGCAGGCTGGGATTCTTACAATTGTGGTTGTCTTGAGCCTCACTGCTTACACCTTCTGGGCTGCAAGGAGGGGCAAGGACTTTAGCTTCCTTGGTCCTTTCCTATTTGCTTCTCTGATGATTTTGCTCGTCTTTGCTTTCATTCAG ATCTTCTTCCCGCTGGGCAAGCTCTCTCACATGATCTATGGCACGCTGGCGGCACTCATCTTCAGTGGCTACATTGTCTATGACATGGGCAGCATCATCAAGCGTTACAAGTATGACGAGTATGTCTGGGCTGCCGTCACGCTCTACCTTGACATCATCAATCTGTTCCTGGGCCTGCTGACTCTGTTTAGGGCGTGTGACAACTAG